The Ictalurus punctatus breed USDA103 chromosome 15, Coco_2.0, whole genome shotgun sequence DNA window gccagtgtaggtgcaggtttttattccaaatatgcaggagccacacctgattccacccgtttaatcagttgatcttgactttcaatagacgatcaggtgtggcttctgcatAACTGGAATATGCAACCCTGCACCCAAGCCAACCCTTTctagataagattggacactcaTGCATCACACGGAAAACAAACGACCCAACGAAATACAAGTAAACCAATCCCAATTGAGCAGAGGAATGGTCTATTGCTCAAAGAAATACACAGAATAGAGGAAAGATCCTCAATGTTTTCTTAGAGGAAAGAATAAATGACCTATAAGAACACATATTGAGTATGTCCTGATTAAATGCATACAGGACACAGAAAACATCCAGACAAATCCTGAAACGTTCTTACAGGATAGAATAAGCATCCCAAAGGAACATGCATATGCAAGAGGAAATGCATATAGGTCAGAGGACAGATTCCAGGTAATCACATATAGACATTTtcctaaacaaaacaaaaaatcatcatacaaaataaacataaaaaaaaaaaaaaaccatttagCTCTGTATTATATTCCAGACGTATTAATAATTTTCCATCTCTGTAATTTGACtatgcatactttttttttttttaaacgaactAGGTTGTAATTTATACATTCCAGGTCTGATTTCGATTATCCGTGCCATATTAAATCGCAGGCCCCATTTTAATGCTTTACATCTAAGCTGAGGAGTTTCTGCTCCTCTAGTGGCCACTTCCAGTGCTGGCTGGAAAGTATTTGCAACACTATTATGTCTGAAGTGATCAAGTCATGAGTAATTATTGGCTTCAGATGcaggatcacacacacaaaaaaaaggcagccttacaaaaacaaaaaaaaacgtgcatTGAACATTCACACGCAatagtaatcacacacacacacaagattcCAGACCAGGGCGACATAGTTTCCGTTTTATTTCCAAAGAAAGTGACAGACTCATATGGGCTACAAGTATTAATGTATTAGCACTTTTGGAATATACTTCAGAACATTTTCTATAAACAGGGTGCAACGTTTCCTCCAACAACATGTCGGCTTTTGTTAAATATGGCTTTGGATCGGACGCCGGTGCAGAAGGTTCTGTAAAAGTCTATAGACAGCTGAGAAAATCAGTGCACAAGGTGCTCAGGATGTAGAGACTGTTGTTATTGTGTCAGGGTCCTTTGATGAATTCTGTATGGCATCCTCATCTCCTGCTGTTTCAGATACCTCTGACACAGCCTGGGGGGTGtgcatatcatatcatatcattcatatatatatatatatatatatatatatatatatatatatatatatatatatatatatatatatatatatatatatatatatatatatatatatatatatattagtgtccTTTAATAGATCCGGGATATTCAAGGTCAGAACCAGTGTAGCATCTTTGAATGGAATGAATCGAGCAATGTATTATTAAAAATCACACTGCTGTAAATCTCCAAAGCATGTCCTTAGCACACGAACTGCACTTTTCCAAgctactgcaaaaaaaaacaaaaaaaaaatttaacattaTGTTAATGTGCCCATTCTTAAAGTCATAGCTTCATTAGTAATGACTTCTGCAGTGACTTGCATTGtaaataattgttgatatgttgGCATTTTTTTCTAAGGAGACGTTTATCTAGGctttttgtaaggagtctccagtgtcagcgctttgtatcAGGTAAAGCCGTAACGTTATGTTTCTcgagttgtattttttttagtcTTATTAATTCAGGGGGGGGAATTACTTATAAGTGTTAAGAGGAACTACtgtaacttgtttcatggatgatccataacattaaatgtaactacaaaaaaaaggacaaatgtATGACCTGTCCTTCATTAGTAAAATGTACTCACTCTTCAGCAAATAGCTacagtataagaggaattaaaagtaaataaataaataaagaaagaactaaaacaacaaaacgtgctgttattggaaaataacatTCAACTTTATATGaatattcaatattttaataatatccAACTTTGTGGGGGTAATAGGAACCAGACTTTGCGCTccactgttgaattctttataaaataacaatagCATGTCcagaagagttttattcctttcatatttTACTGAGAAAGCACTAAAAAGGTTCGACGTTATGCTCTTAAGtcaatataaatgatatattcTTGCTACTTCTTTAACCAAATAGGGTTAGGTGCTGCTACAgctaatataaaaaaagatgCGAGCAGATACTGTGACGTACCAAAAATATCTATTTCTACAATTTGGAAAAACCCCCAGACTGAATGGTGAACATCGTGTGCTTGCTCGAAATCAATATTTAACCTGGTCTGCTGCAGACATGTCGTCCGTTTCAGAGAGCTCGGGGTCCTGTCCTGAGGTAAGAATGTCCATAGGAGCCTCTGCAATGGCACGGATGGTCTGGTCTTCCAGCGCAAGGGCAGTGTCGAAGAGGAGTGGTGACGGAGGGCACTGCATCTCCTCATCACCTACCACATCCAGATCCTGCAGAGCAGAGCAAATATCTCACCATTGTCTCTCAGCTCAGTAACTAGCACAGTAGAAGGGggggagaataataataataataataataataataataataagaggtaGAATGAAAGGTTCTACAAAAGCCCAGTTAGGTCAGGCACAATATTTTTCTATCCAGTTCTCAGGATCACACTTCTTAGAATGAATTTaggtcccccccccctccccgagATCACGTCTTGTTTTGTAGTACTGATAAAAATCTACGCAATGTTATCATTGGagcatttttcaaaatgtcaaTGATTTGTTAGCTCAAGAAAAGTAAATCACAACAAACTTGTGCTTTTAAGATAatgggaaaacaacaacaaggcCTCCTAACACTTCAGTAGTCaagtttgttaaaaataaatgtttttttatattcaaCATGAACAACGCTGCAAGCTAGTTGAACTTGCTGTAAACAAAACGCAGCAGAAAGGCAGAATTGGAAAACCTTAGCGAGTCTTCCTAGTTGttctttatgtatatatattttacaagtCCAATCATACGTTagaatgtatacagtataagaaACATAGTGCGGCATACTTTTTAAGAGTACTATTTCAAATTTTCTTAACTGTATTCCTGTCATTTAAACAGACATCCTAGATGACCAACGACTCCAAATGAAGTTAATCGTACATCGCTGAACTCGAGTGGCAGGCTCTCTGTAGGCTGAAGCTCGGCGGCACTCAGGTACATGTCTGTTGGTGCTAAAGAGAGCTGCTCCGGTGCCAGTGGCTCCTGCTCGGGCTGGTACATGGGGGGAGGCAGGGAGAGATGCAGCGGGCATCGTGGCTCCTCTGACTGACCCATGTGCACCGGCCTGTCACAGGGCACATCCTTTAGGCCTGGGCACATCTTAAACAACACCTGGCTACTGTCTTGGTAAATATCTGTTGGGATAGTTAAAGAAAACTAAAAGAAAACAGTAGATACAGAATGTTGCAAATGTGgaactataattttttttttaataattgaaaTGTCTCTTCCAACTGAACTGATTTTTCCCATTTTACAAAGTCTGGGAAAATCAACAGACCATCTGAAGATTTAGATTTTGGCCGCTGTTTGAAACCAACAGCTACATCAAGCTGTCGGCCTTGATTCAGGGCACAAAGACCTGTAAGAGGAGGAGTTACAATCACAGACGTATTACAAGTGTGCATGTTTGACTCTGAGAAAGATACGAGACACGCAGTGTCGGGTCATCGGCAGACAGGGATTTGAACATCGCGTCCCCTCCACAAAGGAAATGCACCTCTGGCTGGGGCGTACCGAGTGAGCCTGCAGAAATACCACAAAGCATACGtttgtaaataaaaagttattattagaattacactaccggtcaaaagtttgtggacactcaactatatatatatatatatagagagagagagagagagagagagagagagagcgagcgagagagatgtATATGTATgcgcacacttttttttttttaaatggacgaCTCgtagcgaaatattccgaaaagcagctgataagagtccagcgtaggtgtgaactcctttaatactgtttaagaatcatctcagggaaattcctcaagaaatcgatcgagaaaatgccaagaatacaatTCTGGAAATTCTtggcaaaaagggcgtctactttgaagattctaaaatactaaattattttgatttgttttggatttttcatcataacataattcccatagttccatttgtgttactccacagttttgatgactttatttgtattattatttattctccacattttagaacaataataataaagaatgagcgtgtctaaacttttgaccggtagtgtattcAGAGTCCTTATCAAATTTTAACATCAAAAATGTTTGTGAAAGCTTGTTAGTACACTGATTTCAACTGCTGTTTAAAATCCACAGCTGCAAAACTCTTGGCCTTCGCTCAACGCTCTGAAAAATCCATTTGCTCAACTGAGCCTAATTTAATTCCTCTACACCGATCCAGATAAAGTTCAAAAGTGGAAACGCTGAAATTGAATCTCTTTCGTTTTCTAAAATACAAGATGAAGCAGAAGGCAATTCATACGTCCAGTGTAAGGGTAGGCGgtttggttaaataaataaataaataaataaatacacacaccacacacatcatATATTTATGATGAGTAATATTACGataaacagtccctccaggatttcgctattgcagaaatgaacacaaaaatcaagcaaactcctcGATATTCGGAGAAGCGCGCAATGTTTCAGAACGACTGCAGATTTCCCACAGATTTGGGTCGACATgcgtcacgtgacatcatcacagcacGCATTCAagcctcttcgattcacgtgcatcgaacatgagtgcGGCATGACTGCGCAAATCTGTTCGGTGCACGTTGCAATTTCACCGAtccgagtagttttccgcaaaaaaaagcgcacataattttttttataaataaatatatctaggaaatcctgtatggactgaataattataaataaattacaaataaatatattataaaatcttattcatgttttttaaacatcagtTAACATGTACTATTGTACTgtaaaatagtaataacaacTCACACGGGAAAAAGTGGACCTGAACCTgctaagaaataaacaaaagggTTCAGGTTAAGACCAGAGGCGACGTACCTGTGGGGTTCCTCCCTCAGTAACAGCCAGTCTGCGCTCCCGGAGTTGCCTGTGTAGCAGAGCCTCCACTCCGTAGCGCCGCCGGTAGCGACGTAACGCCTTCAGCTTCCTCAgattttccctctctttcatGGACAGACCCTCAGGTCCTGTTAAAAGACTGGTGCCTGTCTCAGACAGCCAGTTACACTCATTAAGCGTGCGCCAAGAAGCTGAGGTGGACAAGTCATAAACTTCTCAGCTAGCCCACCAGGCAAgtaaaagctccagtgtgctgcccAGTCTCACGTTTTCGGTTGCCTGGAAACCTAATTAAAGGCTAAGCTAGTTAGATAGTGAAGTATATTAACGTAGACTGAAGGAAATAAAGTGTTGGAAAACGTTTTGATTACGACTTGTGGTGTTCTGTTTAACCGTCacgttatatacacacacgacaGTTCCTAAAGTATGCAGccacccgaccatcacaccaCAGCTAACGATTTACACTGCTCAAGAAAATACAGGATTTCTGAAGTTACCTATCGTGTCATGCTCGATCTTGCGGTTATGTAAGTAGcgtctctttttctccttcagCAAGTGCTGCAGACGCTTAAACTGGTCTATGTAGAGTGACTGGAGTCTGATGAGCTTTTCACGCGTGATCAGGGCAACTTCTTCGGCAGTGTACACCCCAGCATGCCTACACACACGAAACAAACTGAGCATTAGCCTGTATATGTATAAGCACTGCCTGTAGATGTACTCATATACATTCTTGATGCATCGTAAACAACAAAGCTTCTCACTTGAGAGGATCTTCATGGTCGCTGTCTACGCTGTCTGCTTCGCTGTCAGGATCTCCTCTCCACGTCTGATCGAGCACCACCGGGTCCTGCTCGTCTTCACTCCAGCTCTCTTCGTCTATACACAGAAGTTCAGAGATTCTTCACCTCGATATTCTCATAATTAATTCCTCAAACCCAATGTTTATACCTTTATTAACATGGGTCCATGAACGCTTTAACTGTGTCCAGAATTTTCTATCCCGATCGCAAACCACGGTATCCTCATGTATGACCGTGTACAAcagagaaaaaagggaaaatctcCTAGCTGTAGACTCATTTACAATTGGATACCTAAAGCCTGTCgtgtgtttaaaatatataaccaGTAACATGAATGCAAAACTAAACACATtagcttataaaaaaaaaagaaaagaaaaggtcaTGTGAGACACATGAGAGGATGTATTACCAGAGCACTAGTGCAACATGGGAAAAAGTAATTAGGGTTTCTTAGACATTCGTGAATGGTATCCTCTGTGGTATCCATGTGCAATCAACCCCATTTAAAACTGCACTGAAAcaaaaactgatttaaaatggtaaatagtaaaaaaaaataataataatctggaaaACTGCCTGCCTAGAATGCGGTTGGCTTCACTGCGGCTATCTTGACCGAGAGTGCCCAACTCCATCCTGTTGTAGCCACTGAGCTGAGACAGCAGGACCTCAGGGGACGGTCCAGAGGACGCCTTGCGCATCTGTGCCTGCAGAGCCAAAGCATTCCTGTGTGCATGTTCTGCACAAAATGCAACTCTAAAGGaagtgggggaaaaacaacATCATGTAATGCAGACAAAGACATGTATTCAATCACAATTGTGACTACAATTGTAGTCTTtcacatgaataataataatgtaaaggCACCAGGTGTAATTATCCACCAACATTCTTGCATGTAATGGTAATGTGTTCATAGGGCCACAGTTCTCAGTGTGGGATCCGGGTCCTTAAAGAATAACCAAGCGGCCAGTCATTTCTAATTTTGTTAGAAATCACAAGCTACTATTAGCCAAGTTATAAACAATGTCAATTGGAACCCAAAGACAATTTTAACAGCCCTAACAGCACGAATGTGTTCGAGACAAACATTTACCCGTCCTTCTTTTCTGGTTTTGGCGCAGCATTTTGACAGCGCTTGCTGTTCCTACTGGAGACATAACTGCACTGCCTGTACGGAGCGTTTTTGTCTTCCAGGATGTGCTTGATGCAGAAGTCCCAGCCATCTATGCGAGACTGAGAGCACGCTCTCTGCGTGAACGCGCACGTCTGGGGCTCGTGGGCGCGCGCGGCCTGCGACGCTCGGCCCCTGCTGGACGGCAGCACGTGGATCCGAATCCGGTTCATCCGGGTTTCTGTGAGATGGAGGAGGATGGCAAAAAAGCGAGCATTAAAAATGCAGCTCCATTTTAGATGCGCATACTACTATTAAACATATGAACGAACTCGCCAACAACATAGAATATTGATGCTGATGAAAACCAGTTACTTTTCACACAGTTCAGACCTAATAAAGtgcaaaatattttcaaatgcatatatatatatatataattttcttttaaaatttaGACACTTAAGCGTTACAACAAGGCTtattctgcatttatttattttttttggatgtcaTCTGACGCGCCGATTTCCGAACGTCACATACAGGTCGGCCATCTTTGAACGGCTACTGAGGGTAGCAAGCAAGCTAAcgctaagcaaaaaaaaaaaaaaaaaaaacgatacaGTATTCATAAAATAAGCTACTATTGTTATCATATCTAACTTAAAACATTATGTTTTAAAACCGTGGACcatataacattaaaaactcACCAATATTTAACACTACAGTCGCTGACTTCGAAGCTCCACTAACTACAACAGCAAACCCACCAATTGAATGCGTGCTTGCTAAGtaagccacacacacagtcccGGTAAGTCCCGCCCACTCTCCTCAGCAGACCCGCCCATGCTTAACAAGGATTGGATCTAAACCTTTTCCTTAGTTGTGTAATTGGACAAAAGATTTAACATGTTCTTTCTGGATTGGCTGTTACACGGATCAatcttacaaaaataaataaaagtccttTATTTAaagtcctttatttatttaattttatttatttaattattttcgaacaaacatttttgtaaaaagaGGTTCTCAAAGAATcttcacaataaaataaatttaattaatttcagaTTCATTAGGCATGcaaatttctttatatttacaaagCCTTATTTTCataagtaaacattttttttaaattttccaaTACAAAAACTGTAAGAATACCAGCAATCAACTGGCAAGGATGatctattctttctttttttactacCATACTTACTTGTACTGTCTTGCCTTAAATATGAAAATGTCTTCTTTTCATGTAATTATGGTTtatatctccctctctctctcacacaccaaaAATGAAGAAACCGACCCAAATTTATATTAcaagaaataatttaatttaaaattgtaaCATGAATGTGGTTTCCTTTCTGAAATTTCATGTTTTGCCCAAATTAATTCTTTCCATAAAGTTGCCATGCCTTGTACATTCTTCTCAATTTCCTGAGATTTGGTTTGGGGAGGTCCtgcagataaataaaatatgatgagTAAGACAGGGATGAGTAATAAATCATCCTTACAAAAAAAGTATGCATTGCACACAAACAAATCTTCACTAGAGAAACATCCCTACAGTATGAAATAATTTCATTGGATTATACCAGGTTGGTGTATTCAACGAaccattaaagaaagaaagaaagaaagaaagaaagactagTACATTTCACCAAGAAAAGTGATATATCTAAGACATGAGAAACACCTGTTCATCCTCTAAGTGGAGAAGGTCAGCTAGAGGAAGAATGGAGGGCCGTCCGTGCGCACACTGAAAGGGAAGCTGACAGGACGAGAGAGATGCCACCAGACTGCAGCACTCCTCTTTACTCAGCTCATCGTTGAACTTAATTGCTCCTGTTGTGATGACATGACAAAAAACTGTTGAACAAGTCATAATAAAAAGGCACATGTTTCTTTGGTTTCTGCTTTTTCCTAACACTGTGAAAAGTGCAAGCTGCATTCAAGATACTGACCATGACATGCCTGTGAAGCAAGGACACTGTGGACTGTTAGAGGCAAAGTGCCTTTTACTCTTCCTGTTGACTGCAGAGCCTGAAAAAAGGagaatcaaatgaaatacatttaacTTCTTAACTTTTAAAGAAGCTGTTTAACTTAAAACAGTGACTCCAGATGTCATTTATAAAGCAACATAAGGTGCAGAAAACTTCAAAACTGTGGGCATCCTTCAGGAAAATTGGTTAAGAttgtaataaataacattttgcaTAACAACTCAAATTTTACTCTCGAAATATTAGATCAGCTACTTATCGGTCCTTTAAGACAGCAGCTTTTTTACACTATActgacaaaagtatgtggacacctgaccatcacacccatatgtgcttgttgaacatcacattccagatttaatccccttttgttgttataataatctccactcttctggaaaagCTTacaagattttggagcgtggctgtggggatttgtgctcattcagccacacgAGCactagtgaggtcaggcactgatgttgggcgaggaagcctggggtgcagtcagcgttccagttcatccccaaggtgttcaatggggtcgAGGttacaggacactcgagttctcccacttcttcatggagctcgctttgtgctcaggggcatcgtcatgctggaacaggtttgaagggaaattgtaatgcaacAGCATGCAAATACGTACAATTCAATTCTGCGCTTTAAACTTTGTGGCAACGTTTTgaaaagaaccacatatgggtgtgatggtcaggtgtcccaaACTTTAAGCCATTATGTGTACATGCTTAAGAATCCCTAAAGAATATTTAGGTTAAATACAAACAGTCATTATTAATAGAACTACTTTTACGCGTTCTCCAGTCTCCAGAAACTCTGTTGCGGATGACCAATTAATAAAGTTACACAATGAATACGATGTTCCTAAAACTCTGGAACTCAGTTTACACTTACGAAAACGTAGAGTTACCTACAATAAACCTACAAAGCAACCCAAAATGATTACGCTTAAAACATCACTCACGTGTTACTCATCTGTGCCCAatttcatgaagggtgccatTAATTCTGGGGTTGATTGTAATCCGAAAATCTTAATTACAGACAAAAAGTAGGCGAGTAGCATTCCGTCCAAGCCTCAGACTTACCTCAATGTGCTCTCGTAAGTATTCCTGAACAGACACagagtgaagaaagaaaaaaaaaaaaaaaagaattaactCGTATTTAAGCATTTCATTATCTATACAGCAGAAGCTTTCTAAGAGCATTATTCTGACCTCTGCGATAGACTTGATCACACTGCGTCTGCCACGGCGCTTTtctgtgttctctttctctaCGAAACACACGGGGAGTCGCTCCACGAGCACATACGACTGCTCTGTCTGAGGGAAGCTTATTTCTAGAGCCTGGTCTCTTAGGTAAAGCTGATACAACCTGCAGAATGGAAATGGTACATGCTTCATTTTAATTCTGGTTTACACTTGTAACATAGTGCTTTTATTTCAATTGTATCCAAGGCtctacttaaaggaaaaatccactcGGAATGCCTTAGATatataatctttataattaacctGTGACCTTCAATGACAAAGATTTCTTGTGCAATGAAattctgaggtttttttttttttttttttttttccccagcatcacggtctattttcactttagTTAACCGTTTCCTACATTACTCACGATGCCCAGTTGAGAATCGGATTCAGCACTCagttcatctctacctaaagagagagcgatgcagcggcgctttagtgtTTTAGTCTGtctaactttttcaacaactgaCCTCAGCAGTCTTATCTCTTCCTCAGTCATATGGATCTCCAGGGGTGGACTTACGCTCGATGCACACAGTCTCTTTTTACCTGGTGTGTCCGGGTCTTCCTCATGAGACTCTGAATCAGACAGAAAGCACCACGTACATGTCTGCATTTCTTAGGACGTACTGTACATACAAACTTCAACCCAGGTGGTGATCTATTTTAGATATCTACAGCGACTGAACACCTATACGCATCATACAGGAGCctgaatgcatttatttatttagttcatCGTGAATGACGAGCAGGCATGTGTGGTTTATTTTATGCTGTGGGTTTTACCCCTCACAAGCCCCTCCAAGCGAACCCTTTCGTGAGCTGCATGTTGATCGACCAGTACAAGAAGGTTTCctgaaaaagcaaaataaaatacaacttAGGTTAAGATTACAAAGTCATAactcaaacaaaataaaagacttgtaataaaaatatataacaacatGCCTTCATTTTCACTAGACGCTGCCATATTTTGGTCTGTAGCATTAATGAGACAGGCAAGAAATTTCTTGTCTACTTGATGAATAACCTGAGGCAAAAACATCAAGCAGTATGAAGCACGAGGAGGCGTTCTGCATATGGTGCAATCCATTTCATCTAAATGTGGCCTTAAAAGGGTCATGAAAAGTCATGCTTGCCTTCATCGTGTGAATCATTTCCTTAGTGAAGCGATAAGGGAAGAGAATGTTGTGGATTTTCACAGCAAGGCCTTCAGCTTGGCCGCTTGTCACATCCACGGCAACCTTTAAAAGCACAAAACACTGAGATAACATCTGATAATATAATAAGATACCAGTAGGGACATTCCGTGTTCCTTCCTAATGAGTACGTAACTTACACCAAGATCAGAACAGAGACTTTTCAGTTCGGTTGTTTAAATGGAAGTGTAACTATGTTTACGGTGGCAACTGACAAGTCAGTTTAGGATGTGTTGCGACTGCTACTGTTGGCACTTGAGGTGTGcacatgtttttttaaagctccaATTAGAAATGGTAGTAACtagatatacagtcccctccaaaagtataggaacagcaAGGCTGCTCAAAAGATGACCATGAaacgacagatcagaatttcagctttcatttcctcatatttacatctagatgtgttaaacaacttagaacgtGGCACCTTTTGTTCGAACCCACTTGTTTTTCCAGGTgataaaaaatattggaacaagTGGCTGATACATGTTTCTTGATGCCCAGGTGTGCTGTTAAAtcgattgtttaaagaatttatagctctgaatgtcaactcttggtttgagccatAGGTTTCGCTTGTGAAGACTGTGCTTGTtgataaaaaggataaaccaacatgaagatcagagagctgtctttgggaggaaaaacaa harbors:
- the kansl2 gene encoding KAT8 regulatory NSL complex subunit 2 isoform X2, which translates into the protein MNRIRIHVLPSSRGRASQAARAHEPQTCAFTQRACSQSRIDGWDFCIKHILEDKNAPYRQCSYVSSRNSKRCQNAAPKPEKKDGVAFCAEHAHRNALALQAQMRKASSGPSPEVLLSQLSGYNRMELGTLGQDSRSEANRILDEESWSEDEQDPVVLDQTWRGDPDSEADSVDSDHEDPLKHAGVYTAEEVALITREKLIRLQSLYIDQFKRLQHLLKEKKRRYLHNRKIEHDTIGTSLLTGPEGLSMKERENLRKLKALRRYRRRYGVEALLHRQLRERRLAVTEGGTPQAHSVRPSQRCISFVEGTRCSNPCLPMTRHCVSHIYQDSSQVLFKMCPGLKDVPCDRPVHMGQSEEPRCPLHLSLPPPMYQPEQEPLAPEQLSLAPTDMYLSAAELQPTESLPLEFSDDLDVVGDEEMQCPPSPLLFDTALALEDQTIRAIAEAPMDILTSGQDPELSETDDMSAADQ
- the kansl2 gene encoding KAT8 regulatory NSL complex subunit 2 isoform X3 translates to MNRIRIHVLPSSRGRASQAARAHEPQTCAFTQRACSQSRIDGWDFCIKHILEDKNAPYRQCSYVSSRNSKRCQNAAPKPEKKDGVAFCAEHAHRNALALQAQMRKASSGPSPEVLLSQLSGYNRMELGTLGQDSRSEANRILDEESWSEDEQDPVVLDQTWRGDPDSEADSVDSDHEDPLKHAGVYTAEEVALITREKLIRLQSLYIDQFKRLQHLLKEKKRRYLHNRKIEHDTIGTSLLTGPEGLSMKERENLRKLKALRRYRRRYGVEALLHRQLRERRLAVTEGGTPQAHSVRPSQRCISFVEGTRCSNPCLPMTRHCVSHIYQDSSQVLFKMCPGLKDVPCDRPVHMGQSEEPRCPLHLSLPPPMYQPEQEPLAPEQLSLAPTDMYLSAAELQPTESLPLEFSDVRLTSFGVVGHLGCLFK
- the kansl2 gene encoding KAT8 regulatory NSL complex subunit 2 isoform X1, with the translated sequence MNRIRIHVLPSSRGRASQAARAHEPQTCAFTQRACSQSRIDGWDFCIKHILEDKNAPYRQCSYVSSRNSKRCQNAAPKPEKKDGVAFCAEHAHRNALALQAQMRKASSGPSPEVLLSQLSGYNRMELGTLGQDSRSEANRILDEESWSEDEQDPVVLDQTWRGDPDSEADSVDSDHEDPLKHAGVYTAEEVALITREKLIRLQSLYIDQFKRLQHLLKEKKRRYLHNRKIEHDTIGTSLLTGPEGLSMKERENLRKLKALRRYRRRYGVEALLHRQLRERRLAVTEGGTPQAHSVRPSQRCISFVEGTRCSNPCLPMTRHCVSHIYQDSSQVLFKMCPGLKDVPCDRPVHMGQSEEPRCPLHLSLPPPMYQPEQEPLAPEQLSLAPTDMYLSAAELQPTESLPLEFSDDLDVVGDEEMQCPPSPLLFDTALALEDQTIRAIAEAPMDILTSGQDPELSETDDMSAADQLGKVQFVC